The Monodelphis domestica isolate mMonDom1 chromosome 7, mMonDom1.pri, whole genome shotgun sequence genome window below encodes:
- the GLIS2 gene encoding zinc finger protein GLIS2 isoform X3, protein MHSLDEPLDLKLSITKLRAAREKQEWALGAVRHRALHRELGLVDDGPAPASPGSPPSGLDSPSGSTSLSPERQGNGDLPPTPAAHDFQSLRYIDGVPSSFQFFLPLSSGGALHLPSSSFLTPPKEKCLSPDVPLQKQLVCRWAKCNQLFDLLQDLVDHVNDFHVKPEKEAGYCCHWEGCARHGRGFNARYKMLIHIRTHTNEKPHRCPTCNKSFSRLENLKIHNRSHTGEKPYICPYEGCNKRYSNSSDRFKHTRTHYVDKPYYCKMPGCHKRYTDPSSLRKHIKAHGHFVSHEQQELLKLRPPPKPQLPTPDSPYVSGAQIIIPNPAALFGGPGLPGLPASLPLPLAPAPLDLSTLACGGGSGVGPGLPGPVLPLNLAKNPLLPSPFGAGGLSLPVVSLLAGSAGGKAEGEKGRGVVGAKALGTEGRKIAGERTEGGRARSGPDGLSLLPGTVLDLSTGVNSAASPEALPPGWVVIPPGSVLLKPAVVN, encoded by the exons ATGCATTCTTTGGACGAGCCGCTGGACCTGAAGCTGAGCATCACCAAGCTTCGAGCAGCGCGAGAAAAACAAGAGTGGGCTTTGGGTGCTGTCCGCCATCGGGCCCTGCACCGGGAACTAGGCTTGGTAGATGATGGCCCTGCACCTGCGTCCCCTGGATCCCCTCCTTCAG GACTGGACTCCCCCAGCGGCAGCACTTCCCTGTCTCCTGAGCGCCAGGGCAATGGAGATCTGCCACCAACTCCTGCTGCCCAT GATTTCCAGTCTCTTCGTTACATTGATGGCGTTCccagttccttccagttcttctTGCCGCTGAGCTCAGGGGGTGCGCTGCATCtgccctcctcttcctttcttaccCCACCGAAGGAGAAGTGCCTCTCTCCAGATGTGCCCCTACAAAAGCAACTTGTCTGTCGCTGGGCCAAG TGTAACCAGCTCTTTGACCTGCTGCAAGACCTAGTGGACCACGTCAATGATTTCCACGTCAAACCTGAGAAGGAGGCTGGCTACTGTTGCCACTGGGAGGGCTGTGCCCGCCATGGCCGGGGCTTCAATGCTAG GTACAAGATGCTGATTCACATCCGGACTCACACCAATGAGAAGCCACATCGCTGTCCCACCTGCAACAAGAGCTTTTCTCGCCTAGAGAACCTTAAGATTCACAACCGATCTCATACAG GGGAAAAACCGTATATCTGCCCTTATGAGGGTTGCAACAAGCGTTACTCCAATTCAAGTGACCGCTTCAAGCACACACGCACCCACTACGTGGACAAGCCCTACTACTGCAAGATGCCCGGCTGCCACAAGCGCTACACAGACCCCAGCTCCCTTCGCAAACACATTAAGGCCCATGGCCACTTCGTCTCCCACGAGCAGCAAGAGCTGCTCAAGCTTCGTCCACCTCCTAAGCCCCAGCTGCCCACCCCAGACAGCCCCTATGTCAGTGGGGCACAGATCATCATCCCCAACCCTGCTGCGCTTTTTGGGGGCCCAGGCCTACCTGGTCTGCCTGCCTCCTTGCCCCTTCCCTTGGCGCCTGCCCCTCTTGATCTCAGTACCCTGGCCTGCGGTGGAGGCAGTGGAGTAGGACCTGGTCTTCCAGGCCCTGTACTCCCCCTCAACTTGGCTAAAAACCCACTCCTGCCCTCACCCTTTGGGGCTGGTGGGCTGAGCCTGCCCGTTGTTTCTCTCCTTGCTGGCTCTGCAGGGGGCAAGGCTGAGGGTGAAAAGGGGCGAGGCGTGGTAGGTGCCAAGGCTCTGGGCACCGAAGGTCGAAAGATTGCTGGGGAGAGGACTGAGGGTGGCCGTGCTCGGTCTGGTCCAGATGGACTTTCCCtgctgccaggcactgtgctggacCTATCCACTGGGGTGAACTCAGCAGCTAGTCCCGAGGCACTGCCTCCTGGCTGGGTGGTCATCCCACCAGGCTCTGTGCTACTCAAGCCAGCTGTGGTGAACTGA
- the GLIS2 gene encoding zinc finger protein GLIS2 isoform X2, whose protein sequence is MHSLDEPLDLKLSITKLRAAREKQEWALGAVRHRALHRELGLVDDGPAPASPGSPPSGFLLNPKYPEKGDGRFSAAPLVDLSLSPPSGLDSPSGSTSLSPERQGNGDLPPTPAAHDFQSLRYIDGVPSSFQFFLPLSSGGALHLPSSSFLTPPKEKCLSPDVPLQKQLVCRWAKCNQLFDLLQDLVDHVNDFHVKPEKEAGYCCHWEGCARHGRGFNARYKMLIHIRTHTNEKPHRCPTCNKSFSRLENLKIHNRSHTGEKPYICPYEGCNKRYSNSSDRFKHTRTHYVDKPYYCKMPGCHKRYTDPSSLRKHIKAHGHFVSHEQQELLKLRPPPKPQLPTPDSPYVSGAQIIIPNPAALFGGPGLPGLPASLPLPLAPAPLDLSTLACGGGSGVGPGLPGPVLPLNLAKNPLLPSPFGAGGLSLPVVSLLAGSAGGKAEGEKGRGVVGAKALGTEGRKIAGERTEGGRARSGPDGLSLLPGTVLDLSTGVNSAASPEALPPGWVVIPPGSVLLKPAVVN, encoded by the exons ATGCATTCTTTGGACGAGCCGCTGGACCTGAAGCTGAGCATCACCAAGCTTCGAGCAGCGCGAGAAAAACAAGAGTGGGCTTTGGGTGCTGTCCGCCATCGGGCCCTGCACCGGGAACTAGGCTTGGTAGATGATGGCCCTGCACCTGCGTCCCCTGGATCCCCTCCTTCAG GATTCTTGCTGAACCCCAAGTATCCTGAGAAGGGGGATGGCCGTTTTTCAGCAGCACCACTAGTGGACCTAAGCCTGTCTCCCCCATCAGGACTGGACTCCCCCAGCGGCAGCACTTCCCTGTCTCCTGAGCGCCAGGGCAATGGAGATCTGCCACCAACTCCTGCTGCCCAT GATTTCCAGTCTCTTCGTTACATTGATGGCGTTCccagttccttccagttcttctTGCCGCTGAGCTCAGGGGGTGCGCTGCATCtgccctcctcttcctttcttaccCCACCGAAGGAGAAGTGCCTCTCTCCAGATGTGCCCCTACAAAAGCAACTTGTCTGTCGCTGGGCCAAG TGTAACCAGCTCTTTGACCTGCTGCAAGACCTAGTGGACCACGTCAATGATTTCCACGTCAAACCTGAGAAGGAGGCTGGCTACTGTTGCCACTGGGAGGGCTGTGCCCGCCATGGCCGGGGCTTCAATGCTAG GTACAAGATGCTGATTCACATCCGGACTCACACCAATGAGAAGCCACATCGCTGTCCCACCTGCAACAAGAGCTTTTCTCGCCTAGAGAACCTTAAGATTCACAACCGATCTCATACAG GGGAAAAACCGTATATCTGCCCTTATGAGGGTTGCAACAAGCGTTACTCCAATTCAAGTGACCGCTTCAAGCACACACGCACCCACTACGTGGACAAGCCCTACTACTGCAAGATGCCCGGCTGCCACAAGCGCTACACAGACCCCAGCTCCCTTCGCAAACACATTAAGGCCCATGGCCACTTCGTCTCCCACGAGCAGCAAGAGCTGCTCAAGCTTCGTCCACCTCCTAAGCCCCAGCTGCCCACCCCAGACAGCCCCTATGTCAGTGGGGCACAGATCATCATCCCCAACCCTGCTGCGCTTTTTGGGGGCCCAGGCCTACCTGGTCTGCCTGCCTCCTTGCCCCTTCCCTTGGCGCCTGCCCCTCTTGATCTCAGTACCCTGGCCTGCGGTGGAGGCAGTGGAGTAGGACCTGGTCTTCCAGGCCCTGTACTCCCCCTCAACTTGGCTAAAAACCCACTCCTGCCCTCACCCTTTGGGGCTGGTGGGCTGAGCCTGCCCGTTGTTTCTCTCCTTGCTGGCTCTGCAGGGGGCAAGGCTGAGGGTGAAAAGGGGCGAGGCGTGGTAGGTGCCAAGGCTCTGGGCACCGAAGGTCGAAAGATTGCTGGGGAGAGGACTGAGGGTGGCCGTGCTCGGTCTGGTCCAGATGGACTTTCCCtgctgccaggcactgtgctggacCTATCCACTGGGGTGAACTCAGCAGCTAGTCCCGAGGCACTGCCTCCTGGCTGGGTGGTCATCCCACCAGGCTCTGTGCTACTCAAGCCAGCTGTGGTGAACTGA
- the GLIS2 gene encoding zinc finger protein GLIS2 isoform X1, producing MHSLDEPLDLKLSITKLRAAREKQEWALGAVRHRALHRELGLVDDGPAPASPGSPPSVLGPPDFLPSHSGFLLNPKYPEKGDGRFSAAPLVDLSLSPPSGLDSPSGSTSLSPERQGNGDLPPTPAAHDFQSLRYIDGVPSSFQFFLPLSSGGALHLPSSSFLTPPKEKCLSPDVPLQKQLVCRWAKCNQLFDLLQDLVDHVNDFHVKPEKEAGYCCHWEGCARHGRGFNARYKMLIHIRTHTNEKPHRCPTCNKSFSRLENLKIHNRSHTGEKPYICPYEGCNKRYSNSSDRFKHTRTHYVDKPYYCKMPGCHKRYTDPSSLRKHIKAHGHFVSHEQQELLKLRPPPKPQLPTPDSPYVSGAQIIIPNPAALFGGPGLPGLPASLPLPLAPAPLDLSTLACGGGSGVGPGLPGPVLPLNLAKNPLLPSPFGAGGLSLPVVSLLAGSAGGKAEGEKGRGVVGAKALGTEGRKIAGERTEGGRARSGPDGLSLLPGTVLDLSTGVNSAASPEALPPGWVVIPPGSVLLKPAVVN from the exons ATGCATTCTTTGGACGAGCCGCTGGACCTGAAGCTGAGCATCACCAAGCTTCGAGCAGCGCGAGAAAAACAAGAGTGGGCTTTGGGTGCTGTCCGCCATCGGGCCCTGCACCGGGAACTAGGCTTGGTAGATGATGGCCCTGCACCTGCGTCCCCTGGATCCCCTCCTTCAG TCTTGGGCCCCCCtgatttcctcccctcccactcaGGATTCTTGCTGAACCCCAAGTATCCTGAGAAGGGGGATGGCCGTTTTTCAGCAGCACCACTAGTGGACCTAAGCCTGTCTCCCCCATCAGGACTGGACTCCCCCAGCGGCAGCACTTCCCTGTCTCCTGAGCGCCAGGGCAATGGAGATCTGCCACCAACTCCTGCTGCCCAT GATTTCCAGTCTCTTCGTTACATTGATGGCGTTCccagttccttccagttcttctTGCCGCTGAGCTCAGGGGGTGCGCTGCATCtgccctcctcttcctttcttaccCCACCGAAGGAGAAGTGCCTCTCTCCAGATGTGCCCCTACAAAAGCAACTTGTCTGTCGCTGGGCCAAG TGTAACCAGCTCTTTGACCTGCTGCAAGACCTAGTGGACCACGTCAATGATTTCCACGTCAAACCTGAGAAGGAGGCTGGCTACTGTTGCCACTGGGAGGGCTGTGCCCGCCATGGCCGGGGCTTCAATGCTAG GTACAAGATGCTGATTCACATCCGGACTCACACCAATGAGAAGCCACATCGCTGTCCCACCTGCAACAAGAGCTTTTCTCGCCTAGAGAACCTTAAGATTCACAACCGATCTCATACAG GGGAAAAACCGTATATCTGCCCTTATGAGGGTTGCAACAAGCGTTACTCCAATTCAAGTGACCGCTTCAAGCACACACGCACCCACTACGTGGACAAGCCCTACTACTGCAAGATGCCCGGCTGCCACAAGCGCTACACAGACCCCAGCTCCCTTCGCAAACACATTAAGGCCCATGGCCACTTCGTCTCCCACGAGCAGCAAGAGCTGCTCAAGCTTCGTCCACCTCCTAAGCCCCAGCTGCCCACCCCAGACAGCCCCTATGTCAGTGGGGCACAGATCATCATCCCCAACCCTGCTGCGCTTTTTGGGGGCCCAGGCCTACCTGGTCTGCCTGCCTCCTTGCCCCTTCCCTTGGCGCCTGCCCCTCTTGATCTCAGTACCCTGGCCTGCGGTGGAGGCAGTGGAGTAGGACCTGGTCTTCCAGGCCCTGTACTCCCCCTCAACTTGGCTAAAAACCCACTCCTGCCCTCACCCTTTGGGGCTGGTGGGCTGAGCCTGCCCGTTGTTTCTCTCCTTGCTGGCTCTGCAGGGGGCAAGGCTGAGGGTGAAAAGGGGCGAGGCGTGGTAGGTGCCAAGGCTCTGGGCACCGAAGGTCGAAAGATTGCTGGGGAGAGGACTGAGGGTGGCCGTGCTCGGTCTGGTCCAGATGGACTTTCCCtgctgccaggcactgtgctggacCTATCCACTGGGGTGAACTCAGCAGCTAGTCCCGAGGCACTGCCTCCTGGCTGGGTGGTCATCCCACCAGGCTCTGTGCTACTCAAGCCAGCTGTGGTGAACTGA